One window from the genome of Pungitius pungitius chromosome 14, fPunPun2.1, whole genome shotgun sequence encodes:
- the tmem260 gene encoding protein O-mannosyl-transferase TMEM260, which translates to MPTDPRTSWILSGTTAAFVAALYVPCVQRTVPGGDSGELITTACELGVAHPPGYPVFTLLARLAMCLLPSLSPAHSVNLMSSLLGAAASGTLCLTVCRLEGPGPGAVLAGGLFAASRLSWQWSVVAEVFALNNLFVGLLFFLTASFHRAENAARRRKIAHVGALCCGLGLCNQHTLVLYVLLIIPWVLHRLHSLAELNLRGLVSLGACFFSGFLPYVYLPVSSFLNAARWSWGDQTTPSGLLTHLLRAEYGTFSLAKTESPVNLTSMLKAQLNHCLEDLSLPALVLAGIGLLLSSWDRACRSVSGLFAATLLVYSLFFAWRANLDISRPLLLGVVERFWLQGDAALCVLAGLGLSRTHTVLEGSLGRGGLWKTSGWVLTVALLAHMVHTNHKECDQSTNAVVERFGRELLASVPTDSIVLTRGDLPGNSMRYLYYCEGVRPDVRLVDQEMMTYAWYVAKHALHHPGVHFPGRWWDPVHPEGSDTFSLKQFLSHNTQRHVFACIGLSEGDSSWEDSFYLWPMGVCDYLVPTQRQFHPERWAQRTRNIYNWSEPHNSFHPASWERVANEEMWQARMKTAFFLFDLAERMQGEGKARLLELSYTLYREIVEAHSDYPPNWDKNLALACERLLRSGHRGHSADGLLTCGARHFGLYLQKEPTDPQAAAIRSAIADLLKERDELRRSARRSP; encoded by the exons ATGCCAACGGATCCGAGGACAAGCTGGATACTGTCGGGCACGACTGCTGCCTTTGTGGCCGCTCTGTACGTGCCATGTGTGCAGAGAACGGTTCCCGGTGGAGACTCAG GAGAGCTGATCACCACTGCTTGTGAGCTGGGG gtggCCCATCCTCCAGGATACCCCGTCTTTACCCTGCTCGCTCGTCTGGCTATGTGTCTTCTGCCCTCACTCTCCCCGGCTCACAGTGTCAACCTGATGAGCAGCCTGCTGGGGGCTGCAGCCTCTGGCACCCTCTGCCTTACTGTCTGCAG GTTGGAGGGCCCCGGCCCCGGAGCAGTGCTGGCGGGAGGCCTCTTCGCCGCGTCCAGGCTGAGCTGGCAGTGGTCCGTGGTGGCGGAGGTCTTTGCCCTCAACAACCTTTTTGTCGGCCTGCTCTTCTTCTTGACTGCCAGCTTCCACCGTGCCGAGAACGCCGCCCGGAGGCGGAAG ATTGCACACGTGGGAGCCCTTTGCTGTGGCCTGGGGCTCTGTAACCAGCACACCCTGGTGCTGTATGTGCTGCTCATCATTCCCTGGGTCCTTCACCGACTTCACTCCCTCGCG GAGCTGAATTTGCGCGGCCTTGTGTCTCTGGGAGCGTGTTTCTTCTCTGGCTTCCTGCCGTATGTCTACCTGcccgtctcctccttcctcaaCGCGGCCCGTTGGAGCTGGGGGGATCAGACCACGCCGTCAGGCCTCCTAACACACCTGCTGCGGGCTGAATATGGCACCTTCAGTCTG GCAAAGACAGAGAGCCCTGTAAACCTGACCTCAATGCTAAA ggcCCAGTTAAACCACTGCCTGGAGGACCTCTCCCTTCCCGCTCTGGTGCTGGCGGGAAtaggcctcctcctctcctcgtgGGACAG GGCGTGCCGCTCGGTGTCCGGGCTGTTCGCCGCCACGCTGCTGGTCTACTCGCTGTTCTTCGCCTGGAGAGCCAACCTGGACATTAGCAGGCCGCTGCTGCTTGGAGTG GTCGAGCGCTTCTGGCTGCAGGGGGACGCTGCGTTGTGCGTGCTGGCAGGCCTCGGCTTGAGCCGGACTCACACCGTGCTGGAGGGGAGCTTGGGCCGTGGGGGGTTGTGGAAGACCTCGGGCTGGGTCCTCACCGTGGCTCTGCTGGCACACATGGTGCACACCAATCACAA GGAGTGCGATCAGAGCACAAACGCTGTGGTCGAGAGGTTCGGCAGGGAGCTTCTGGCCTCCGTCCCAACAGACTCGATCGTCCTGACCAGAGGAGATCTGCCCGGAAACTCCATGCGCTACTTGTACTACTGCGAGGGCGTCCGGCCCGATGTACGTCTGGTCGACCAGGAG ATGATGACATATGCCTGGTATGTGGCCAAGCATGCTCTGCACCACCCTGGGGTGCACTTTCCTGGCCGCTGGTGGGATCCAGTCCACCCTGAGGGGAGCGACACCTTCAGTCTGAAGCAGTTTCTGTCCCACAACACACA gaGGCACGTGTTCGCCTGCATTGGGCTATCCGAAGGAGACTCGAGTTGGGAAGACAGTTTCTATCTTTGGCCCATGGGTGTCTGCGACTACCTGGTGCCGACGCAGAGGCAGTTCCACCCTGAACGGTGGGCCCAACGGACTCGCAACATCTACAACTGGAGTGAGCCACACAACAG TTTCCATCCTGCGTCCTGGGAGCGTGTCGCTAACGAGGAGATGTGGCAAGCCAG GATGAAGACggctttctttctgtttgaccTGGCGGAAAGGATGCAGGGAGAGGGGAAAGCTCGCCTGTTGGAGCTGTCGTACACT CTGTACAGGGAGATTGTGGAGGCCCACTCGGACTACCCTCCAAACTGGGACAAGAACTTGGCGCTGGCCTGCGAGAGGCTGCTACGATCAGGCCACCGGGGCCACAGCGCCGACGGCCTGCTGACCTGCGGCGCCCGCCACTTTGGTCTGTACCTGCAGAAGGAACCCACGGATCCCCAGGCGGCCGCCATACGCTCCGCCATCGCCGACCTGCTAAAAGAGAGGGACGAGCTCCGGCGGAGCGCGAGGCGAAGCCCGTAG